The DNA region GATTACACCGTTACCGAAGGCTCCGGCATGAAGTTTGTCGGCTGAGCCGCTCCTCGTTTGCGAACCAACAACAGGTCGGCGAAGTGATTCGCCGGCCTGCTTTTTTGAGGTTTTTACTATGAATGATATTTTTCTTCGCACCCGTATGCTCTTAGGCGATGACGCCATGGACCGCCTGGCCAGCAGCCATGTGGCGGTGTTCGGTCTGGGCGGCGTGGGCAGCTATGCCGTGGAGGCCCTGGCCCGCTCCGGCGTAGGAGAGCTGACCCTGGTAGACCGGGACACCCTCAGCCCCTCCAACATCAACCGCCAGCTCTACGCCCTCCACTCCACCGTGGGGCAGCCCAAGGCGGAGGTAGCCGCCCGCCGCTGCCTGGACATCAACCCTGCCCTCCGGGTCCATACCCTCTGCGAAACCTACGATGCCGACCACCGGGAGGCGTTTTTCACCGCAAAATATGACTTCATCGTCGACGCCATCGACCTGGTCTCCTGTAAGCTGGACCTGATCTCCCAGGCCCTGGCCCGGGGCATCCCCATCATCAGCGCCCTGGGCACCGGCAATAAGCTGGACCCCTCCCTTCTGTGCGTATCCGACATTTCCAAGACCTCCGGCTGCCCCCTGGCCCGGGTCATGCGCCGGGAGCTGAAGGATCGGGGCATCCGCCACCTGCCTGTGGTGTTCAGCCCCGAGCAGCCCGCCGAGACCCGCCAGCTGGACACCCCCGACCCCGGCCGCCGCAGTGTCCCGGCCAGCGTCTCCTGGGTCCCCTCCTGCGCGGGGCTTATGCTGGGCGGCTATGTAGTCCGGCAGCTTTGCGCGGAAAAGGAGGCTGAAGTATGATCCTCTTAGGTGCCATTGTCAATAGTGCCGCCATCCTGGTCTGCGGCGCGGTGGGTCTGTTCGCCGGAAAGCTCCTCTCTCCCCGCATTCAAAAGGCCGTCACCAGTGCCCTGGCTCTGCTGGTCATGAGCGTAGCCATCCCCGGCATCGACGACTCTCAGAAGCCCCTGGTCCCTATTTTCTCCATGGTCCTGGGCGTGCTTATAGGCGAGCTGCTGGACCTGGATAAGGCCGTGAATCGCTTTGGAGACTGGCTCCAGCGCAAAACCGGTAGCCGGGGCCGCATTACCGAGGGCTTCGTCACCGGCACCATGGTCTTTGTCATCGGGGCCATGTCCATCATGGGCTCTCTCAGCAGCGGCCTCAGCGGCGACCATACCATTCTCTATTCCAAGTCGGTCCTGGACGGCGTGTCCGCTCTGATTTTTGCCTCCACCATGGGTGTAGGCGTCCTCCTTTCGTCGGTGCCGCTGTTTCTTTGGCAGGGTGGCATCGCCCTCCTGGCCGCCCTCCTCTCCCCCTACCTGGCCGCAGATGTGGTAGCGGAGATCAACGCCGTAGGCTCCCTGCTCATTATGGCCATCAGCCTGAATATGCTGGGCGTCACCAAAATTCGCGTGCTGAATCTGGTCCCGGCCATGCTCCTGCCTATTCTCCTGTGTCGTTTTCTCTAAAAAATTTTTGAGGACAGCCCCAACGGACTGTCCTCCTTTTTTATCTTCTTTTTTCGCCGTATAAATAATAAAGTATCACGCCCAAGCCGCAGCCGCCCACCATGTTTCCCAGGGTCACAGGCACCAGGTTTCGGAGGAAGCCGCCCCAATCCACCTGGCTCCCGCCGGAGAGGAAAATCCCCGCCGGGATATAGTACATATTGGCAATGCAATGCTCAAACCCGCACAAAACGAACAGGAAAATAGGCCCGTACAGGGAAACCACCTTCCCCCCGGCGGATTTGGCGCAAAAGGCCATCCACACCGCCAGGCATACCAGGAAGTTGCAGAGGACCCCCCGCAGAAAGGCTGTCCCGAAAGAAAGGCTCGCCTTCCCCGCCGCCGTGGCAATCGCCGCCTCTGCAATGCCGTCCAATACGCCGCACCCGGTCACCAAAAGCGCCACCGCAACCGCCCCGACCAGGTTTGCTAAATACACAGCGATCCAGCACCGAGCCGCGTCCAAAGCCCTGCATTTTCTCCCCAGCACAGGCAGGAGGAACAGGCAGTTTCCCGTAAATAATTCGCTGCCCCCCAGGATGACCATAGCCAGCCCCATAGGGAAAACCGCCGCCGTGGCCAGCTTGCCGCCCACCGTCCCGGCGATGGACGCCGCCACCCCCGCAAAGGCAATGAACGCCCCGGCCAAAACGCCCAAAACCAGCATTTTCCCCAGGCTCTGTCCCACTCTTTTTTCCACTCCCGCGCAGTATTCCGCCGCTGCCTCGGCAAATGTTCGCAGCATTTTTTCTCCCCCGTTTTCCGTGTTTTTTTCTTATTATAACAGAAGTCATACTCGGTTGCAATTCTCCCTTTTTCATGGTAGAATTTCCACTATAAAATAGAAGGAGGACTGTCCTATGAAATATGGATTTATCGGCACCGGCAACATGGGCGGCGCCCTGGCCACCGCCTGCGCCAAGGCTGTGGAGCCGGAGAGCATTCTGCTGTCCAACCGTAGCCCGGAAAAGGCCCGGGCCCTGGCGGAGAAACTGGGCGCGTCCTGCGCGGATAATGAGACCATCGCCCGGGACTGCGATGTGATCTTCCTGGGTGTGAAGCCCCAGACCATGTCCCGGATGCTTCAGCCTCTGCAGCCCATCCTGGCCGGGCGCCGGACGCCCTTCGTGCTGGTGTCCATGGCCGCAGGCGTGACCATAGAGGCTCTGCAGGCCATGGCCGGCGGATGCTATCCCGTCCTGCGTGTCATGCCCAACACCGCCTGCGCCGTGGGGGCGGGCATGACCACCTACACCTGCTCGCCGGAGGTGACAGACAGCCAGCGCCAGACCGTGCTGGACTCCCTCTCCGCCTCGGGGCTTTTGGAGGAGATCGAGGAGAATTTGATGGGCGCCGGCAGCGCCGTAGCCGGTTGCGGCGGCGCCTATGCCTGCCTGTTTATGGAGGGTCTGGCAGACGGCGGCGTGCTGTGCGGTCTGCCCCGGAAAAAGGCGCAGCGCATGGCCGCGCAGATGCTTTTGGGCATCGCCACCCAGGCTCTTTCCACCAATGAGCACACCGGCGCTCTGAAGGATGCCGTATGCTCCCCCGGCGGGTCCACCATCGCCGGCGTCCGCAAGCTGGAGTCCCTCTCCTTCCGCTCCGCCGCCATGGAGGCCGTCATCGCCGCTTGGGAGCGGGATAAGGAAATGCAGCGTCAAAAGTGATCCCCCGTCGGATCTTTACTTGCAAAAACCGCACCAACCTCTTAAAAAAATTTCACTGCAAATCCGTGACCGCTAAAACCACTCGCCCACTCCGCTTCATGCGGGGTGGGCGAGTTCGACACATTGGGCCTTATATATCCGATTTTTTTCGTCCTATATTTTTCAGGAATCCCTTGGCCTGCTTCAGTCCGTCCTGGGCAGAGGAGGCCATCTCCTCCCCAATATCCACGGCCAGGCGCTTGAACACCTCCGTTAAAATCCGTCGTGTCTTTTCGTCTGACACGGCAAATTCCTTCACCAGGGCCACCGCTCCGCTCAGGCCCATTTCCTGCACATCGTCCAGTGTCTTGGCTTTGCCGCCCATGCTGAGAATGTTGAAAAAGGCATCGGTGAACTCCTTCCGCTCCCGGGGCGTCATAGACCCGACCCAGTCCCGCAGCACATCGTCCGAGCGCCGGCCCAGGGCCGACCGCTCCTCCAGATGGATGAATCGATTCCGCTCCGTACACCACGACAGTGCCTCGTGCTGCATGATGGACTTGGCTGTGCTGGCGATGACCGTGTAATCCTCGCAGTGCTCCAGCAGCACGCCCACGATGGAGGACTCCGGGATGAAGGTGTGCATTTTCTCCCGGAGCAGCGCGTACTCCGGCAGCTCCGTCATGCTCCGGTTGAACCCCGGCCCGTCGTTGTTGTATACATCCATCAGCCGGTCATACACCTTGCGCGGCAGGTGCAGTCCCGCCCAGGCCGCCAGGTTTCCGCCCTTGGAGTGTCCGCCGATGCGCAGCTTGTGCCAGCGGCAGATCCGGGCGATCTCCGCCGTGTATTCCGCTGCCCGGACCTGGGCCGGCACCGCCTCCAGGTAGCTCATGTTAAAGTCCTCTTTCCAGCCCACCAGGGAGGTATCCGTGCCCCGGAACGCCACAAAAACCGACTTATCCGGCAGCAAAAAGGACACCGCCGCAAACTGCGTCTGCGCGTCGCTGCGGTCCTCAAAGGCAAACATTCTCGTCCCGGCAAACCGCTCACACACCGCCGCCTGCTGGGCCACGGGAATATAGCTGAGCTGGGAGAGTCCCAGCTGGTCATCCGCCTCCGTAAGCCGGGCGCAAATGTCCTCCAGGGCCGCCGCTTCCTTGGGATTGCGGGTCAGCAGCTCCGGAAACCGGCTAAAATCCAGATAGGAAATGATGCACAGCACCAGATTATCCACCTCGTTAAAGGGATCCACGGAAAAGGGGATGTCCCCCCGCCAGGTCAAATAATCCGTTACAGTGGTGGTATATTTCATGGTATCCTCCTCCGGGAACAAAAGATTTCTTGCATCTCGTGTCCGCCCCCCCGCGCAGGGATATGCGCGCAGCAGGCTGCAAGCCCTTTGGCATAAAATTCCAAAGGAATTTTATGCCGGGTCAGAAAAAAGGAGAGGCGCGGCAGCGTCTCCCCTTTTCATGCAGTCGGTCAGTCCTCGTCGTTGTAGTCGTCCTCGGCCTGGGCCAGATCGCTGAGGTCAAACTCCAGCTTCTCGCCGCAGTTGGGGCAGCGAATCTCGCCGCTGTCCAGGGTGTCCTCGTCAAAGACGATCTCCTCCTGGCAGACAGGGCAGGTGGTCTCGAAGTACTCGGCGTCGTCGTCCAGCTCCTCGTCGTCCTCGTCCATCTCGTAGAGGGCCTCCTCCACCTCGGACAGGTCATCGCTGACGGCATCCAGGCCGTCCTCCAGGTCCACCAGGTTGTCGTCGATGTCCTCAAAGCGGATGCTCATTTCGTCCAGCACATCAATGATGGCGGCAATGAGCTTGCCCTCCTTGGTCTCGGTGTCCAGAGCCAGGCCCTCGGCCAAACCCTTGAGATATGCGACCTTCTGGGAAATTTCCATGTTGCGCTCCTTTCTGAACCGCTAAAAGCTCCTGCTTACTTTGCCCGGGACAGGTATTCACCGGTGCGGGTGTCAATGGTGATCTTGTCGCCGATGTTGATGAACAGAGGCACCTTCACCTCCGCGCCGGTCTCCACGGTGGCGGGCTTGAGGGTGTTGGTAGCCGTGTTGCCGGCCAGGCCCGGCTCGGTCTCGGTGACCTCCAGGTCCATGAAGTTGGGGCACTCCAGGCCGAACACATTGCCCTTGTAGCTGAGGACCTTGCACACAGTGTTCTCCGTGATGAAGCGGAAAGCGTCGCCCAGCAGGTCCTTGCCCAGGGGGATCATGTCATAGGTCTCCTGATCCATGAAGTAGTACAGGTCGCCGTCGTTGTAGCTGTAGGCCATATCCTTGCGCTCCACGAAGGCTTCCTCGAACTTGGCAGTGGGGTTAAAGGAAGTTTCGGTGACGGCGCCGGTGACAATGTTCTTCATCTTGGTGCGCACGAAAGCAGCGCCCTTGCCGGGCTTCACATGCTGGAATTCCACCACCTGCATGATTTTGCCGTCCATCTCGAAAGTCTTACCGTTTCTGAAATCGCCTGCGGTAATAGTTGCCATAGTTTTTTCCTCCTATGTATGAGGAAATTTTCCTCTCATTTCCTCGAAATTATATTATGCGCCAAATAGGCCGTATATATTCTATATGAAAATCTCGGTTTTGGCAAGTGCTTTGTTGCATTTTTTCCGTTCTTTTCCCGAAAAAGGATGCTCACAGGCACAAAAGGGCCTTGTCCGCCTTGGTAATGTCCCGGCAGCCCCCCTCCTCCAGCACGATCACATCCTCAATGCGCACGCCGAAGCGCCCGGGCAGATAGATGCCCGGCTCGGCGGAGACCACCGCCCCGGCGGGCATAGGCTCGTGATTGCCGGGGCTGGCGTTGGGGCCCTCGTGGATCTCCACTCCCACGCTGTGCCCGAAGCTGTGGCCGAAGTAGTCGCCGTACCCGGCCCGGCGGATGACCTCCCGGGCCGCTCCGTCAATTTCCGCTCCGGTGACCCCGGCCCGGGCAGCAGCGATGCCCGCCAGCTGCGCCTTCAGCACCGTTTCGTACACCCGCTCCATCTCCTCCGTGGGCCTCCCCACGCATACGGTGCGGG from Vescimonas fastidiosa includes:
- a CDS encoding tRNA threonylcarbamoyladenosine dehydratase — translated: MNDIFLRTRMLLGDDAMDRLASSHVAVFGLGGVGSYAVEALARSGVGELTLVDRDTLSPSNINRQLYALHSTVGQPKAEVAARRCLDINPALRVHTLCETYDADHREAFFTAKYDFIVDAIDLVSCKLDLISQALARGIPIISALGTGNKLDPSLLCVSDISKTSGCPLARVMRRELKDRGIRHLPVVFSPEQPAETRQLDTPDPGRRSVPASVSWVPSCAGLMLGGYVVRQLCAEKEAEV
- a CDS encoding DUF554 domain-containing protein; this translates as MILLGAIVNSAAILVCGAVGLFAGKLLSPRIQKAVTSALALLVMSVAIPGIDDSQKPLVPIFSMVLGVLIGELLDLDKAVNRFGDWLQRKTGSRGRITEGFVTGTMVFVIGAMSIMGSLSSGLSGDHTILYSKSVLDGVSALIFASTMGVGVLLSSVPLFLWQGGIALLAALLSPYLAADVVAEINAVGSLLIMAISLNMLGVTKIRVLNLVPAMLLPILLCRFL
- a CDS encoding formate/nitrite transporter family protein yields the protein MLRTFAEAAAEYCAGVEKRVGQSLGKMLVLGVLAGAFIAFAGVAASIAGTVGGKLATAAVFPMGLAMVILGGSELFTGNCLFLLPVLGRKCRALDAARCWIAVYLANLVGAVAVALLVTGCGVLDGIAEAAIATAAGKASLSFGTAFLRGVLCNFLVCLAVWMAFCAKSAGGKVVSLYGPIFLFVLCGFEHCIANMYYIPAGIFLSGGSQVDWGGFLRNLVPVTLGNMVGGCGLGVILYYLYGEKRR
- the proC gene encoding pyrroline-5-carboxylate reductase, with the translated sequence MKYGFIGTGNMGGALATACAKAVEPESILLSNRSPEKARALAEKLGASCADNETIARDCDVIFLGVKPQTMSRMLQPLQPILAGRRTPFVLVSMAAGVTIEALQAMAGGCYPVLRVMPNTACAVGAGMTTYTCSPEVTDSQRQTVLDSLSASGLLEEIEENLMGAGSAVAGCGGAYACLFMEGLADGGVLCGLPRKKAQRMAAQMLLGIATQALSTNEHTGALKDAVCSPGGSTIAGVRKLESLSFRSAAMEAVIAAWERDKEMQRQK
- a CDS encoding Mbeg1-like protein — protein: MKYTTTVTDYLTWRGDIPFSVDPFNEVDNLVLCIISYLDFSRFPELLTRNPKEAAALEDICARLTEADDQLGLSQLSYIPVAQQAAVCERFAGTRMFAFEDRSDAQTQFAAVSFLLPDKSVFVAFRGTDTSLVGWKEDFNMSYLEAVPAQVRAAEYTAEIARICRWHKLRIGGHSKGGNLAAWAGLHLPRKVYDRLMDVYNNDGPGFNRSMTELPEYALLREKMHTFIPESSIVGVLLEHCEDYTVIASTAKSIMQHEALSWCTERNRFIHLEERSALGRRSDDVLRDWVGSMTPRERKEFTDAFFNILSMGGKAKTLDDVQEMGLSGAVALVKEFAVSDEKTRRILTEVFKRLAVDIGEEMASSAQDGLKQAKGFLKNIGRKKSDI
- a CDS encoding CD1247 N-terminal domain-containing protein, which encodes MEISQKVAYLKGLAEGLALDTETKEGKLIAAIIDVLDEMSIRFEDIDDNLVDLEDGLDAVSDDLSEVEEALYEMDEDDEELDDDAEYFETTCPVCQEEIVFDEDTLDSGEIRCPNCGEKLEFDLSDLAQAEDDYNDED
- the efp gene encoding elongation factor P, whose amino-acid sequence is MATITAGDFRNGKTFEMDGKIMQVVEFQHVKPGKGAAFVRTKMKNIVTGAVTETSFNPTAKFEEAFVERKDMAYSYNDGDLYYFMDQETYDMIPLGKDLLGDAFRFITENTVCKVLSYKGNVFGLECPNFMDLEVTETEPGLAGNTATNTLKPATVETGAEVKVPLFINIGDKITIDTRTGEYLSRAK